One genomic window of Fusarium fujikuroi IMI 58289 draft genome, chromosome FFUJ_chr01 includes the following:
- a CDS encoding related to GTPase-activating protein of the rho/rac family (LRG1 protein): MDPLSIASSVVGLTATCLSTCKKLHDLAGEYQDAPAIIATICSQSTIISIGLSELQMKILRRDDLAQAWASKTQIWTAFETALTACMVVFSCLEAETKSLILKNPGFWGKIRFIWNQERLKELLGALREQQSSITFLLNLLELETLSSIQKDILKNAPKIQSTASKAQSLRSCNPSVKMESGSIFDKGSANLSFFHPEAVSGHAPSELDFEFDNLVINSQAYRRAFIKARSESQPPQVEDMDSDIGTVKELDTPAMQPSKTATSIVSLSREKTISYAKDLVRPSVRNQDSENWTDLQIIRPVLLCDVATCYGCLRSITKDHLRALGGAWHVGCFRCYDCGVSLKTGYHLSQEETGIQPKPLCKDDYNRRQDTQCFKCQQPIIGDFVTVLGRRYHPTHFTCDRCEIIFTEESEYHEHNGGIYCMLHLDREAAYYCHACKFPIMEKYIEKDGEIAKWHTFCFELSSWGLELPVSANGHRYLASIQDHTIGGLSKFYPRLHDTRANMIYASGSSYMKKFRDSFTKYFSLTRGGPRAETYAAFKVILAMLSCLLKAAAKATTNRAGEYAITRFCFHPLQYFVRKEQRLKASPEDVGRSVTDLLPPLLRIPSSMNLSKAWGYHILSNWKTATDSWILTLSENAGDAPSVLISSRDMVLLNVRRRIANYMRAVTQRLLVSMKHRKVVYLITPWSARIATGKGTLIVFLMMIARCIKYGNYGIIGMCDQMKEAELEVGDVVRCESRISGLFDGTIRYQSDHDTAPANRIKFK; the protein is encoded by the exons ATGGATCCGCTGTCTATCGCTAGCTCGGTG gtGGGATTAACTGCGACATGCCTTTCAACCTGCAAAAAGCTCCACGATCTCGCCGGAGAATATCAAGATGCTcccgccatcatcgccacgATATGTTCTCAGTCAACGATAATTAGCATCGGCTTATCTGAACTTCAGATGAAGATTCTGCGAAGAGACGACCTTGCGCAAGCATGGGCATCTAAAACACAAATCTGGACGGCTTTTGAAACAGCTTTGACTGCATGCATGGTTGTTTTCAGCTGCCTTGAGGCAGAAACgaaaagccttatattaaagaaccCAGGATTTTGGGGCAAGATCAGATTTATCTGGAACCAGGAGCGCCTAAAAGAACTTTTGGGTGCTCTCAGAGAGCAACAGTCATCTATAACCTTTCTCTTGAACCTCCTTGAGCT TGAGACTCTATCCAGTATCCAGAAGGACATTCTGAAGAACGCACCGAAGATACAGTCAACTGCCTCAAAAGCCCAGTCCCTGCGATCTTGTAACCCGAGCGTCAAGATGGAGTCTGGGTCAATTTTCGATAAAGGCTCTGCCAATCTCAGTTTCTTTCATCCCGAGGCCGTTTCCGGTCATGCGCCCTCAGAGCTCGATTTTGAGTTCGACAATCTCGTTATAAACAGCCAGGCATATAGACGTGCCTTTATTAAAGCTCGGTCTGAGAGTCAGCCCCCTCAAGTTGAAGATATGGATTCTGATATAGGAACGGTTAAAGAGCTGGATACACCTGCAATGCAACCCTCGAAAACTGCCACCTCCATTGTGAGTCTCTCGCGAGAGAAGACAATTTCATACGCAAAGGATCTAGTACGGCCATCAGTCCGGAATCAAGATTCCGAAAACTGGACAGACTTGCAAATAATCCGACCTGTTCTGCTCTGTGACGTGGCTACTTGCTATGGCTGTCTCCGGAGTATCACAAAGGATCACTTGCGAGCATTGGGGGGGGCATGGCATGTCGGTTGTTTCAGATGCTAC GACTGTGGAGTCTCTCTCAAAACTGGCTATCATCTATCACAAGAGGAAACCGGCATCCAACCAAAACCACTATGTAAGGACGATTACAATCGGCGACAGGATACTCAGTGCTTCAAGTGCCAGCAGCCCATCATAGGTGACTTCGTAACAGTCCTTGGTCGTCGATATCATCCAACTCACTTCACGTGTGATCGATGCGAAATAATTTTCACGGAGGAAAGCGAATATCATGAACACAACGGTGGGATTTACTGCATGCTACACCTTGATCGAGAAGCTGCGTATTACTGCCATGCCTGCAAGTTTCCAATCATGGAAAAATATATTGAAAAAGACGGCGAAATAGCCAAATGGCATACCTTCTGTTTCGAACTGTCTTCCTGGGGGCTGGAACTCCCAGTGTCTGCCAATGGCCACCGATATCTCGCCTCTATCCAGGATCACACCATAGGCGGCTTGAGCAAATTTTATCCGCGTTTGCACGATACTCGTGCCAATATGATTTATGCCAGTGGATCAAGCTATATGAAGAAATTTAGAGACTCGTTTACAAAGTATTTCAGTCTGACGAGAGGAGGCCCTAGGGCAGAGACCTATGCAGCCTTCAAAGTCATACTTGCCATGCTGTCCTGTCTTTTGAAAGCCGCTGCAAAGGCCACAACCAATC GTGCTGGCGAATATGCAATTACGAGATTTTGCTTTCATCCGTTGCAATACTTTGTGCGTAAGGAACAGCGTTTAAAGGCATCTCCCGAGGACGTGGGACGATCCGTAACAGATCTGCTCCCGCCCTTGCTAAGA ATCCCCAGCTCGATGAATTTATCAAAAGCCTGGGGGTATCACATTCTTTCCAACTGGAAGACTGCTACAGACAGTTGGATCCTGACGCTGTCAGAGAACGCTGGAGATGCGCCAAGTGTGCTGATCTCATCACGGGACATGGTTTTACTGAACGTTCGTCGCCGTATCGCAAACTACATGCGGGCTGTTACTCAAAGATTGCTTGTGAGCATGAAACACCGGAAGGTGGTGTATTTGATAACGCCTTGGAGTGCGAGGATTGCAACTGGAAAAGGAACCTTGATAGTATTCCTTATGATGATTGCGCGTTGCATAAAGTATGGCAACTATGGTATTATTGGTATGTGCGACCAGATGAAAGAGGCTGAGTTGGAAGTTGGCGATGTTGTGCGCTGCGAGAGCCGAATATCTGGTCTCTTTGATGGTACGATTAGATATCAGTCTGATCATGACACGGCTCCGGCGAACAGAATCAAGTTCAAGTAA
- a CDS encoding Bli-4-like alcohol dehydrogenase — MSIATTYPFDPATDIPSLAGKVIFITGANTGLGKATAIELAKHSPAHVYITSRNSAKGNAALEEVRKTASEGTKVSLLHLDLSSFESIKSAAAEFLKREDRLDVLLLNAGVMGVPPVLTKDGYEMHMGINHLGHALLLKFLKPILGKTPDARAVHLSSAGFRHVGPAGIEFETLKSAKSETALPFRYAQSKLACLLYAREAAKRYPEFKNIAINPGEVQTELFTREAGDDLMKHLQENVAFKVTIPISEGVKNHLWATTAPDIENGEFYEPVGKTGGLEGHGLDDEMAKKLWDWTEEQLKNQVL; from the coding sequence ATGTCTATCGCTACGACATACCCCTTCGACCCGGCCACAGATATCCCTTCCCTTGCCGGGAAAGTGATCTTTATCACCGGCGCAAACACTGGCCTTGGAAAAGCCACTGCCATTGAACTGGCCAAGCATTCTCCTGCTCATGTATACATCACTTCCCGGAACTCCGCCAAGGGGAATGCTGCACTAGAGGAAGTCAGGAAGACAGCTAGTGAAGGCACCAAGGTCTCTCTGTTACACCTCGATCTCTCCAGCTTCGAAAGCATCAAGTCTGCAGCTGCCGAGTTCCTCAAGCGTGAGGACAGACTCGACGTCCTCTTGCTGAATGCTGGAGTAATGGGCGTTCCACCAGTCCTAACTAAGGATGGATACGAGATGCACATGGGAATCAACCACCTCGGGCATGCTTTGCTTCTCAAGTTTCTCAAGCCCATCCTTGGCAAGACTCCCGATGCTCGTGCTGTACATCTCAGCTCTGCTGGATTCCGTCACGTCGGACCGGCTGGTATTGAATTCGAAACCCTTAAGTCAGCTAAGAGCGAAACGGCTTTACCCTTCCGATACGCTCAGAGCAAGCTCGCTTGTCTTCTTTATGCAAGAGAAGCAGCCAAGCGATATCCCGAATTCAAGaacatcgccatcaaccCAGGCGAGGTTCAAACTGAGCTTTTTACTCGTGAGGCAGGAGATGACTTGATGAAACATCTACAAGAGAATGTGGCTTTTAAAGTCACAATTCCCATTTCGGAGGGTGTCAAGAATCATCTTTGGGCTACTACTGCTCCGGATATTGAGAATGGAGAATTTTATGAACCTGTCGGAAAGACGGGCGGACTAGAGGGACATGGCTTGGACGAtgagatggccaagaagctctgggATTGGACGGAGGAGCAGCTGAAAAACCAGGTCCTGTAG
- a CDS encoding related to beta transducin-like protein, which yields MRTPLRWWEFMDHNVPKYVIRSHTWIEGQEVTLQDMQNNKGTERSGYTKIKQACALALENGYGYAWVDTCCIDKTSSAELSEAINSMMSWYERSEICYTYLADVQPGTNIHEPESSFAKIRNDIVDLITQITGIDQTYLSAPPTSTDCRLQSRPHVASIAEKMSWASKHKTTRIEDTAYCLLGIFGINMPLLYGEGTNAFLRLQEEIMKRSDDQTILAWYLPEDAPDESGVLTTSLAAFANCKDFIPCDVGMPTPPFQITNKGLRMKLPVSSDGFKDGRYGLLQCRTKQDPTTMIAIPLDNSRNNLYVRSKRPLSILSYQYWRTWSFTPVNLLPSLSFASSIVQPPSFTAFLESLPENFYIAEVYPPNVPQQPDPRIIMTGIHEHENQSPSRVALVLIKSLANDVEPFVVRVLIESTGRGRFGQDLVSRPLSNSSRVPLEPSLTVYPLPARDPMFMYWTRRQEQDYDIDWTREHHFGKTLFVFEITEKGVDRHRPDWRLLNEGELTDLQEVWTQSLHQLSYHARSSARTVVWSLALSPWMFTFVIDSLIWKAFKPLGSMIDHIEKYSKDMHLVQSQYL from the exons ATGCGAACACCCTTGAGGTGGTGGGAGTTCATGGATCACAATGTCCCGAAATATGTGATCAGGTCCCATACATGGAttgaaggacaagaagttaCCCTCCAAGATATGCAGAACAACAAAGGGACAGAGCGATCTGGATATACCAAAATCAAACAAGCATGCGCCTTAGCCCTTGAgaatggatatggatatgcCTGGGTCGACACATGCTGTAtcgacaagaccagcagcgCAGAGCTATCGGAGGCTATTAACTCAATGATGAGCTGGTACGAGCGATCGGAAATATGCTATACTTATTTGGCAGATGTTCAGCCAGGCACCAACATTCACGAGCCAGAATCGTCATTTGCAAAGATTC GAAATGATATCGTCGATCTTATCACGCAAATTACCGGTATAGACCAGACCTACCTATCCGCTCCGCCGACTTCGACAGACTGCCGTTTGCAATCGCGACCCCATGTAGCAAGCATTGCCGAGAAGATGAGCTGGGCTTCGAAACATAAGACAACTCGCATTGAGGACACGGCGTACTGTCTGCTGGGTATATTTGGGATCAATATGCCTCTACTATACGGCGAGGGCACAAATGCGTTTCTGAGATTGCAAGAGGAGATCATGAAACGCTCGGATGATCAAACTATATTGGCCTGGTACCTCCCAGAAGACGCCCCAGACGAGTCAGGAGTGCTTACTACCTCTCTGGCTGCGTTTGCAAATTGCAAGGACTTTATCCCTTGTGATGTGGGCATGCCTACCCCGCCATTCCAAATCACCAACAAGGGCCTACGCATGAAACTGCCAGTTTCCAGCGACGGCTTCAAGGATGGGAGATATGGTCTTCTGCAGTGCAGGACGAAACAAGATCCCACGACCATGATTGCGATCCCCTTAGATAACAGCCGCAATAACCTGTATGTGCGAAGTAAAAGGCCGCTGTCAATTCTGAGTTATCAGTACTGGAGGACATGGTCATTTACCCCAGTCAATCTACTCCCAAGCCTCTCTTTTGCCAGCAGCATTGTCCAGCCACCGAGTTTCACGGCCTTTTTGGAGTCTCTCCCAGAAAACTTCTATATTGCAGAGGTCTATCCGCCAAACGTACCGCAGCAGCCTGATCCACGAATCATCATGACGGGTATCCATGAACACGAGAACCAAAGTCCCAGTAGGGTCGCTTTGGTTCTAATCAAGAGCCTTGCCAATGATGTAGAACCATTTGTTGTAAGAGTCCTGATAGAATCAACAGGAAGGGGCCGATTCGGACAGGATCTCGTCTCGAGGCCACTATCAAATTCGTCAAGAGTCCCATTGGAACCTTCTTTGACGGTGTATCCCTTGCCAGCTCGTG ACCCAATGTTTATGTATTGGACTAGAAggcaagaacaagactaCGATATTGATTGGACCCGCGAGCACCACTTTGGAAAGACGCTTTTTGTTTTTGAAATTACGGAAAAAGGTGTGGACAGACATCGCCCCGATTGGCGTCTCCTCAATGAGGGCGAGTTGACGGACCTTCAGGAAGTGTGGACGCAATCCTTACACCAACTATCCTACCATGCTCGGAGCAGTGCTCGTACAGTTGTTTGGTCACTTGCCCTTTCACCATGGATGTTCACATTTGTCATTGATTCCTTGATCTGGAAGGCTTTCAAACCGCTCGGTTCAATGATAGACCACATTGAGAAGTATTCCAAAGATATGCACTTGGTTCAGTCGCAATATCTTTAA
- a CDS encoding related to acetyltransferase → MGSSTAVEFPAGFTLHQIISPEKLEQWKPSLTQLLLSCVNDDPSASSIGFHAPLSATKAMEFWSSQSPQLFGPNPRATLFVLARGITAVGTISLVTHPKETHSHKVEVGKLLVSAAERGHGLGRKLMDMAERFAKEELGKTMVLLDTASDTPARGFYLKLGYTEWGVCPQYAESADGHLHDCSFFYKFLGN, encoded by the coding sequence ATGGGCTCTTCAACTGCTGTCGAATTCCCAGCGGGCTTCACGCTACATCAAATTATTAGTCCCGAGAAGCTAGAACAATGGAAACCCTCTCTCACCCAACTCCTTCTATCTTGCGTCAACGATGATCCATCTGCATCCTCAATCGGCTTCCACGCACCTCTCTCCGCCACCAAAGCCATGGAATTCTGGTCTTCTCAATCACCTCAACTATTCGGCCCCAACCCCAGAGCTACCCTATTCGTGCTCGCCCGCGGCATCACCGCAGTCGGAACAATTTCGCTCGTGACTCACCCCAAGGAGACTCATTCACACAAAGTCGAAGTCGGCAAACTATTGGTTTCCGCAGCAGAAAGAGGTCATGGACTGGGAAGGAAGCTGATGGATATGGCGGAGAGGTTCGCAAAGGAGGAACTGGGCAAGACTATGGTGTTGTTGGATACAGCTTCGGATACCCCGGCCAGAGGATTTTACTTGAAGCTCGGATATACGGAATGGGGTGTTTGTCCGCAGTATGCTGAGAGTGCGGACGGGCATTTGCATGACTGTTCGTTCTTCTATAAATTCCTTGGCAACTAG
- a CDS encoding related to two-component response regulator, which produces MSESDNKVLDVSAQTVPSSGVPEDSWVEDAKYLLVDDNKVNMKVMKLHFDKLGLKYNIAWNGQEVIDLYKAHPDQCKMILLDISMPVMGGMQASLLIRQHERENNLQPAIIIGLMADPIESENRRMIDEFGMNTTFKKPVRLERLRELVNDWPV; this is translated from the coding sequence ATGAGTGAATCGGACAATAAAGTATTAGACGTTTCGGCTCAAACTGTCCCCTCTTCAGGCGTTCCCGAGGATTCATGGGTTGAAGACGCCAAGTACCTTTTAGTCGACGATAACAAAGTCAACATGAAAGTGATGAAGCTTCACTTCGATAAACTCGGTCTCAAATACAACATCGCATGGAACGGCCAAGAAGTCATCGATTTGTACAAAGCGCACCCCGATCAATGCAAAATGATCCTGTTGGACATTTCCATGCCTGTCATGGGCGGCATGCAAGCTTCACTTCTCATAAGACAGCATGAGCGCGAGAACAATCTCCAGCCCGCTATCATCATCGGACTTATGGCCGACCCTATAGAGAGTGAGAATAGGCGAATgattgatgagtttggaATGAACACGACGTTCAAGAAGCCGGTTAGATTGGAGCGTCTTCGGGAACTTGTCAACGATTGGCCGGTTTGA